A part of Lactobacillus sp. ESL0700 genomic DNA contains:
- a CDS encoding DUF1828 domain-containing protein, whose translation MIKELTKPVQLKQAIGDWIASHTGVTAVSSDTWEVATTAIDSYGDTVYCFVQQVGEDYLVTDDGRILFKLDPGISDTDLFETTAEIALGAGYDFNEENCEISIQVKQENLAQAIIKLAQLQVAISYLG comes from the coding sequence ATGATAAAAGAACTAACAAAGCCAGTGCAACTTAAACAAGCAATCGGCGATTGGATTGCAAGTCACACTGGCGTTACCGCCGTTAGCAGCGATACTTGGGAAGTGGCAACGACTGCAATTGATTCTTATGGTGATACAGTTTATTGTTTTGTCCAACAAGTTGGCGAGGATTATTTAGTAACCGACGATGGGCGGATTTTATTTAAACTTGACCCCGGAATTAGTGACACAGATTTATTTGAAACAACCGCTGAGATTGCTTTAGGGGCGGGTTATGATTTCAATGAAGAAAATTGTGAAATTTCCATTCAGGTTAAACAGGAAAACTTGGCTCAGGCAATCATTAAGTTGGCACAGCTGCAAGTTGCTATTTCGTATCTAGGTTAA
- a CDS encoding APC family permease yields MSLGSIIGSGWLFGAGEGAHLAGPAAIFSWLIGAVIMGFIAIVYTEMGTMFQQSGGMSRFAQYTHGSLLGFIAAWANWVSLETILPIEAVAAVQYLSSWPWPWARGFHQLMHHGQITGLGLLVVFAFMGIFTWINYYSVNLMARFSNTITWFKIIIPTLTFILLLMSGFNAQNLALTTTNWFPNGTAPILTATTSAGIIFSYDAFQTVINLGSEIENPQKNMRRAIIISLGLSALLYTLLQFTFVASMPHHLIQVKGWSGINFSSPFAQLAVLLGLNWLSILLYIDAFVSPFGTGIAFMATTSRSLAAMAENRHLPQFLTKLDNKYHTPHKAMLASLIVSIILVTLFPNWGQLASVIATSTLIAYLTGPVSTTALRKLAPKFNRPIKLRHLKALAPITFVLTSLAVYWGQFPTTWEVMLVILAGMPIYAYYEWKNNDHQFKQALRGSWWLICYLVMMAGLSVLGAKEFGGLNWLHYPWDLVIVAIISIGFYYWGVHSAYAGPDLDQAAQINQKAQIEE; encoded by the coding sequence TTGTCATTAGGTTCGATTATTGGCTCGGGTTGGCTATTTGGTGCCGGAGAGGGTGCACATTTAGCAGGACCTGCGGCCATTTTTTCTTGGCTAATCGGTGCCGTTATCATGGGTTTTATTGCCATTGTTTATACTGAAATGGGAACAATGTTCCAGCAGAGTGGGGGCATGAGTCGGTTTGCACAGTACACTCACGGGTCACTGCTGGGCTTCATTGCTGCATGGGCTAACTGGGTTTCGCTTGAGACAATTTTACCAATTGAAGCCGTAGCTGCAGTTCAATATTTAAGTTCATGGCCATGGCCGTGGGCGCGCGGGTTTCACCAATTAATGCATCACGGACAAATCACGGGACTAGGCCTATTGGTCGTGTTTGCCTTTATGGGCATTTTTACATGGATTAATTATTATTCCGTTAATTTGATGGCGCGTTTTTCCAATACTATCACGTGGTTTAAAATTATCATTCCAACTTTAACCTTTATTTTGCTGCTGATGTCTGGCTTTAATGCACAGAACTTAGCGTTAACAACTACAAATTGGTTTCCTAACGGGACCGCGCCAATTTTAACGGCAACTACTAGTGCTGGAATAATTTTTTCTTACGACGCGTTCCAAACGGTTATTAACCTTGGGAGCGAAATTGAAAATCCGCAGAAAAATATGCGGCGTGCGATTATTATTTCATTGGGATTAAGTGCGTTATTATATACGCTGCTGCAATTTACGTTTGTAGCCAGTATGCCGCATCATTTGATTCAGGTAAAAGGCTGGTCAGGAATTAATTTTAGTTCACCATTTGCTCAACTGGCAGTGTTATTAGGGCTGAATTGGTTATCTATTTTGCTATATATCGACGCGTTTGTGTCGCCGTTTGGTACTGGAATTGCGTTTATGGCAACAACGAGCAGATCACTTGCCGCAATGGCTGAAAACCGGCACTTACCGCAATTTTTAACTAAATTGGATAATAAATATCACACGCCGCACAAGGCAATGCTGGCAAGTTTAATTGTTAGCATCATTCTTGTAACCTTGTTTCCAAATTGGGGCCAGCTGGCAAGTGTGATTGCCACTTCTACTTTAATTGCGTATTTAACTGGACCGGTTTCGACAACGGCATTGCGTAAGTTAGCACCGAAATTTAACCGCCCGATTAAGTTACGTCACTTGAAGGCACTGGCACCAATCACCTTTGTTTTAACCAGTTTAGCTGTTTACTGGGGCCAATTTCCAACTACTTGGGAAGTAATGCTGGTTATTTTGGCAGGGATGCCAATTTATGCTTATTATGAGTGGAAGAATAACGATCATCAGTTTAAGCAAGCTCTCCGCGGTAGCTGGTGGCTAATTTGTTACCTGGTAATGATGGCTGGGCTATCAGTTTTGGGTGCTAAAGAATTTGGCGGACTTAATTGGCTGCATTATCCCTGGGATTTGGTAATTGTGGCGATAATTAGTATTGGCTTTTACTATTGGGGTGTCCATAGTGCTTATGCTGGCCCTGATTTAGACCAAGCTGCACAAATTAATCAAAAAGCTCAGATAGAAGAATAA
- a CDS encoding diacylglycerol kinase family protein — MSNKMKLHLLVNEIAGNGQGKKSFSKLVQLLVDANINFDFQKSTYAGELIKLAQDYSDQKHSPSDVLLIIGGDGSLNEVLNGIKRSANPKTPFAYLPAGTGNDFARAAKLTSNPEKLLASLQKDLSPKRIDCGQFQLAGYKDQTSYFANSFGIGFDAYVNHFSNHSKLKEMLNKVNEGKLIYGANILRALRKQNTFSVEVRSATNKMQFDDAFLVTTTNHPYFGGGFPLLPSAKITSHRIDTIVIEKFSIPKLVNLLYHLLKDGSHVNDPQFHYIEAKEIIVKTEQKEFAQVDGEEIYQRPFNLKLKVSHFNLLK, encoded by the coding sequence ATGAGTAATAAAATGAAATTACACCTGCTGGTTAACGAAATAGCTGGTAACGGCCAAGGTAAAAAAAGTTTTAGCAAATTAGTACAACTACTAGTTGATGCCAATATTAATTTTGACTTTCAAAAGAGTACCTACGCCGGCGAATTGATTAAGCTGGCCCAAGATTATAGTGACCAAAAACATTCTCCAAGCGATGTCTTATTAATTATTGGCGGCGACGGTTCGCTTAATGAAGTATTAAACGGCATTAAACGCTCTGCTAATCCCAAAACTCCTTTTGCCTACCTACCCGCTGGCACCGGTAATGATTTTGCCCGAGCTGCTAAATTAACATCTAATCCGGAAAAATTGCTGGCAAGCTTACAAAAGGATTTATCCCCTAAAAGAATTGACTGCGGCCAGTTCCAATTAGCTGGCTACAAGGATCAAACCAGTTACTTTGCTAACAGCTTCGGCATTGGCTTTGATGCTTATGTTAATCATTTTAGCAACCACTCAAAACTAAAAGAAATGCTCAACAAAGTGAATGAGGGCAAACTAATTTATGGTGCTAATATTTTACGTGCTCTGCGCAAGCAAAATACCTTTAGTGTAGAAGTTCGCAGTGCAACCAATAAGATGCAATTTGATGATGCCTTTTTAGTGACCACCACCAACCATCCCTACTTTGGCGGTGGCTTCCCGCTATTGCCAAGTGCCAAGATTACAAGCCACCGGATCGATACAATTGTTATCGAAAAGTTCAGCATTCCTAAATTAGTCAATTTGCTTTATCATTTGCTCAAAGATGGTTCTCATGTTAACGACCCACAATTTCATTATATTGAAGCTAAAGAAATAATTGTTAAAACTGAGCAAAAAGAATTTGCGCAAGTAGATGGTGAGGAAATTTACCAGCGACCATTTAATTTAAAATTAAAGGTCAGTCATTTTAATCTATTAAAATAA
- a CDS encoding ribonuclease J has protein sequence MRIKNNEVAVFAIGGLHEIGKNMYCVQYQDEIIIMDCGIKFPEDDLLGINYVISDYSYLVKNRKKIKALVVSHGHEDHIGGIPFLLEKIPEIPVYATPFALALIKGKLEEHGILRTTELHEEHEDTVLKFKKLSVEFFRTTHSIPDTLGIAVHTPLGAVVFTGDFKFDLTPVMNQPAPDFQKMAKLGKDGVLALLSDSTNAEVTQFTKSERFVAKSLHDIITGIHGRIIFATFASNLYRVSTAIQAAIDTGRKVAIFGRSMENGVQNGIDLGYLNVPEGLIVDANEINHTPADQAMILCTGSQGEPLAALSRIANGTHRQISLQPGDTIIFSSNPIPGNTLSVNHLINKLMEGGANIVHGRVNNVHTSGHGGQEELKMMVRLTHPQYMIPVHGEYRMQVIHTELAQAAGVPADHTFVLENGEVLCFSPEGSRIAGHIPAGDVYVDTSGTADVGNVVVHDRQVLSEEGLVVAVATVDYKHKRVLAGPDVLSRGFVYMRESTDLISQAQKHIYHVLKSEMDKTDHPKDSVIRKAIVENLSDFLYSRTKRRPMILPMIVEKK, from the coding sequence GTGCGCATTAAAAATAATGAAGTTGCCGTTTTTGCAATCGGGGGGTTGCACGAAATCGGCAAAAATATGTATTGTGTTCAATATCAAGATGAGATTATCATCATGGATTGTGGGATTAAGTTCCCAGAAGATGATTTACTGGGAATTAACTACGTTATTTCCGACTATTCTTACTTAGTTAAGAATCGCAAGAAAATTAAGGCGTTAGTTGTCAGTCACGGTCACGAAGACCACATTGGTGGTATCCCGTTTTTACTAGAAAAAATTCCAGAAATTCCGGTTTACGCCACTCCGTTTGCCTTGGCCTTGATTAAGGGCAAGCTTGAAGAACATGGTATCTTAAGAACAACTGAACTTCACGAAGAACACGAAGACACTGTCCTCAAATTCAAGAAGTTATCCGTTGAATTCTTCAGAACCACCCACTCAATTCCTGACACCTTAGGAATTGCCGTTCATACACCACTTGGTGCAGTTGTCTTTACTGGTGACTTTAAGTTCGACTTAACCCCAGTAATGAACCAACCAGCTCCGGACTTCCAAAAGATGGCTAAATTAGGAAAGGATGGCGTCTTAGCCCTTCTCTCCGACTCAACTAACGCAGAAGTTACCCAGTTTACCAAGTCTGAACGTTTTGTAGCCAAATCGCTGCATGACATTATCACTGGGATTCATGGCCGAATTATCTTTGCCACGTTTGCTTCTAACCTTTATCGGGTATCAACAGCTATTCAGGCTGCCATTGATACGGGACGTAAAGTAGCCATTTTTGGTCGTAGTATGGAAAACGGCGTGCAAAATGGGATTGACCTCGGCTATCTGAATGTTCCTGAAGGATTAATCGTCGATGCCAATGAAATTAACCACACACCAGCTGATCAGGCCATGATTTTATGTACTGGTTCGCAAGGCGAACCATTAGCTGCCCTTTCACGGATTGCCAATGGGACCCACAGACAAATTAGTTTGCAGCCTGGAGATACGATTATCTTCTCGTCTAACCCAATTCCTGGGAACACTTTGAGTGTTAACCACCTAATCAATAAGTTGATGGAAGGCGGCGCTAATATTGTTCACGGCCGGGTTAATAACGTTCATACTTCCGGACATGGTGGTCAAGAAGAACTAAAAATGATGGTTCGCTTGACCCACCCGCAATATATGATTCCGGTTCACGGCGAGTACCGCATGCAAGTGATCCATACAGAATTAGCCCAAGCTGCTGGGGTTCCAGCAGACCATACTTTTGTTTTGGAAAATGGTGAGGTGCTCTGCTTCAGTCCCGAAGGTTCCAGAATTGCTGGACATATTCCAGCAGGCGATGTTTACGTTGATACTTCAGGGACTGCTGACGTTGGCAACGTTGTTGTTCATGACCGCCAGGTCCTATCCGAAGAAGGCTTAGTAGTTGCGGTTGCCACTGTTGACTACAAGCATAAGCGAGTTTTAGCTGGACCTGATGTTTTAAGCCGTGGTTTTGTCTATATGCGCGAGTCAACTGATTTAATTAGTCAAGCTCAAAAGCATATCTACCACGTACTTAAATCAGAAATGGATAAGACTGATCATCCTAAGGACAGCGTTATCCGTAAGGCAATTGTTGAAAATCTTTCTGACTTTTTATATTCAAGAACCAAGAGACGGCCAATGATTTTGCCAATGATTGTTGAAAAGAAATAA
- a CDS encoding DNA-dependent RNA polymerase subunit epsilon has translation MIYKVLYQKDKVVNPRRETTETLYMEADNMVSARTLVEENTPYNIELIQELAGNSLDYEKEHADFKLTSFESKK, from the coding sequence ATGATCTACAAAGTTTTGTATCAAAAAGACAAGGTTGTTAACCCACGTAGAGAAACAACCGAAACTCTTTATATGGAAGCTGACAACATGGTCAGTGCCCGGACATTGGTTGAGGAAAATACCCCCTACAACATCGAACTCATCCAAGAACTCGCAGGTAATTCATTAGATTACGAAAAAGAACACGCTGATTTTAAATTAACGTCGTTTGAGAGCAAGAAGTAG
- the def gene encoding peptide deformylase, whose protein sequence is MILMKDITRDGNPVLRKVAQPLTFPLSDHYRQLADEMMEYLINSQDPKIAKKHQLRAGVGLAAPQVGESVQMASLLVPNEKNEIIFKETFVNPEILSESVRQACLSEGEGCLSVDKVIDGYVPRPDKLKIHYYTVDGEEKTIRLKDYPAIVASHEIEHLRGHLFYDRINKQDPFKLDEDTVVIY, encoded by the coding sequence TTGATTTTAATGAAAGATATTACCCGCGATGGTAATCCAGTATTGCGTAAAGTGGCTCAGCCATTGACTTTCCCACTTAGTGACCACTATCGCCAATTAGCTGACGAAATGATGGAATACCTAATTAATTCGCAAGATCCTAAAATTGCCAAAAAGCACCAGTTACGTGCGGGTGTTGGTCTGGCTGCACCCCAAGTTGGCGAAAGTGTCCAAATGGCCTCACTGCTTGTACCAAATGAAAAGAACGAAATTATTTTTAAGGAAACTTTTGTCAATCCCGAGATTTTGTCCGAATCAGTCCGCCAAGCTTGCCTGAGTGAAGGTGAAGGCTGCCTGAGTGTTGACAAGGTAATTGATGGTTATGTGCCACGTCCTGATAAGTTAAAGATTCATTATTATACTGTTGATGGTGAAGAAAAGACCATTCGCTTAAAGGACTACCCAGCAATTGTTGCTTCTCACGAAATTGAGCACTTGCGTGGTCACCTCTTTTATGACCGGATCAACAAGCAAGACCCATTTAAGTTAGACGAAGACACAGTCGTTATTTATTAG
- the typA gene encoding translational GTPase TypA: MSEKRRDDIRNIAIIAHVDHGKTTLVNQLLKQSDTLPEHMALEDRAMDSNDIERERGITILSKNTAVKYHDTTINILDTPGHADFGGEVERIMHMVDGALLLVDAYEGTMPQTRFVLKKALEAGVKPIVVINKIDRPGARPKQVMDEVLELFIELGANDEQLDFPVVYASALNGTSSYEADPATQKETMDPIFDTILKAIPAPLDNVDEPLQFQITMLDWDDYVGRIGVGRIYRGQVKVGDNITVMKRDGSTQNFRVTKLFGFFGLKRNEIKEAKAGDIIAISGINDIFVGETIASAEHPEALPLLKIDPPTLQMDFVASDSPFAGREGDKVTPKKLEDRLIKQTRTDVSLKVEPTDQINAWTVSGRGELHLSILVEEMRREGFELQLSRPKVIYREVDGTMCEPFEAVQVDTPDEYVGSVIDSLSQRKGEMQNMTSTGNGQTRLDFLVPSRGLIGYNNEFMSQTGGYGIMNHSFDSYKPVVKNWEPGRVNGALVSISQGKSTTYSLQTVEQRGQLFIGAGVEVYEGMIVGQSSRDRDIAVNVIKGKNLTNTRAAGKDHAAAIHAPKKLTLEEAIEFLNEDEYCEVTPESIRLRKKILNTSERQKADKKRNRN, encoded by the coding sequence TTGTCAGAAAAAAGAAGAGACGATATTAGAAATATAGCTATCATAGCTCACGTTGACCACGGTAAGACTACTTTGGTTAACCAATTATTGAAGCAATCCGACACTCTACCTGAGCATATGGCTTTGGAAGACCGGGCAATGGATTCAAACGATATTGAACGTGAACGTGGTATTACTATCTTATCTAAGAATACTGCAGTTAAATACCACGATACTACAATCAACATTTTGGATACGCCGGGACACGCCGACTTTGGTGGTGAAGTTGAGCGAATCATGCACATGGTTGATGGGGCATTACTTTTGGTTGATGCCTACGAAGGTACAATGCCGCAGACTCGTTTCGTGCTGAAAAAGGCTTTGGAAGCTGGTGTTAAGCCAATCGTTGTTATCAACAAGATTGACCGTCCAGGTGCTCGCCCTAAGCAAGTTATGGATGAAGTATTGGAACTCTTCATTGAATTAGGTGCCAATGATGAACAGCTTGACTTCCCAGTTGTTTATGCTTCAGCCTTGAACGGAACTTCTTCATACGAAGCTGATCCAGCAACTCAAAAAGAAACAATGGATCCAATTTTTGATACCATTCTTAAGGCAATTCCAGCTCCACTTGACAACGTTGATGAACCATTACAATTCCAAATCACAATGCTTGACTGGGATGACTATGTTGGTCGTATTGGTGTTGGTCGTATTTACCGCGGCCAAGTTAAGGTTGGCGACAACATCACTGTTATGAAGCGTGATGGCTCAACTCAAAACTTCCGCGTTACTAAGCTCTTTGGTTTCTTTGGTTTGAAGCGTAACGAAATTAAGGAAGCTAAAGCTGGTGACATTATTGCGATCAGCGGAATTAACGACATTTTTGTCGGTGAAACAATTGCTTCAGCTGAACACCCAGAAGCATTGCCATTACTTAAGATTGATCCACCAACTTTGCAGATGGACTTTGTTGCTAGTGACTCACCATTTGCTGGTCGTGAAGGTGACAAGGTTACCCCTAAGAAATTGGAAGATCGTTTGATTAAGCAAACTCGGACCGATGTTTCTTTGAAGGTTGAACCAACTGACCAAATTAACGCTTGGACTGTTTCTGGTCGTGGTGAACTTCACTTGTCAATCTTAGTTGAAGAAATGCGTCGTGAAGGCTTTGAATTACAACTTTCACGGCCAAAGGTTATTTACCGTGAAGTTGACGGTACAATGTGTGAACCATTTGAAGCTGTTCAAGTTGATACTCCAGATGAATACGTTGGTTCAGTTATTGACTCCTTATCACAAAGAAAAGGTGAGATGCAGAACATGACCTCAACTGGTAATGGTCAAACTCGTCTTGACTTCTTAGTACCATCTCGTGGCTTGATTGGTTACAACAACGAATTTATGTCACAAACTGGTGGTTACGGAATCATGAACCACAGTTTTGATTCATACAAGCCAGTTGTTAAGAACTGGGAACCAGGTCGAGTAAACGGTGCTTTGGTTTCAATCAGTCAAGGTAAGTCAACTACTTACTCATTGCAAACTGTAGAACAACGTGGTCAATTATTTATCGGTGCCGGTGTTGAAGTTTACGAAGGAATGATTGTTGGTCAATCTTCTCGTGATCGTGATATTGCCGTTAACGTTATTAAGGGTAAGAACTTAACTAACACTCGTGCTGCTGGTAAAGACCATGCTGCTGCTATCCACGCACCAAAGAAATTGACTTTGGAAGAAGCAATTGAATTCTTAAATGAAGATGAATATTGTGAAGTTACTCCTGAATCAATCCGTCTTCGGAAGAAGATTTTGAACACTTCAGAACGTCAAAAGGCTGACAAGAAGCGTAACCGCAACTAA
- a CDS encoding FtsW/RodA/SpoVE family cell cycle protein — MREKIHHLNYNILVPYLLLIVIGIIMVYSASSDILLVNGFKPSVYGVRQAEYAVAGLVFAFLFLRLRLENFKSAKFVEWFLGISMLLLAYLIGLKVIKGSAAAVNGAVGWIDLKVIKIQPLEIAKLALVVYLAFILDRHDGAFRLGHIIENLSRPAFIAVIMMFLVLLEPDFGGTAILAMIVIVMFAMSGIPAKMALLWLVGIGVGVFLLAALVVHWNPKFLQTSYQYQRFMSFLHPFQLQQKGGAQLVNSYYAIHNGGLFGVGLGNSMQKRGYLPEPYTDFILSIAAEELGAVGAIVIVGLIFYLMWSIMEVGIHAKSQFDALICFGVATIIFTETLFNVGAVLGLLPITGVTLPFISYGGSSMIVLSASIGLVLNVAANERMEKERE, encoded by the coding sequence GTGCGTGAAAAAATACACCATTTGAATTACAATATTTTAGTTCCATATTTGTTACTGATTGTTATCGGAATCATTATGGTTTATTCAGCAAGTTCTGATATTTTGCTGGTAAATGGTTTTAAGCCGTCAGTTTATGGTGTTAGGCAGGCAGAGTATGCTGTTGCTGGACTAGTTTTTGCCTTTTTGTTTTTAAGACTACGACTTGAAAACTTTAAAAGTGCTAAGTTTGTTGAGTGGTTTTTAGGAATTAGCATGTTATTGCTCGCTTACTTGATTGGCTTAAAAGTTATCAAAGGGTCGGCAGCAGCTGTTAATGGGGCAGTTGGTTGGATTGACTTAAAAGTTATCAAGATTCAACCACTGGAAATTGCCAAATTGGCCTTAGTTGTTTATCTTGCCTTTATTTTAGACCGGCATGATGGTGCTTTTAGACTGGGGCATATTATCGAAAACTTATCACGGCCAGCATTTATAGCAGTGATCATGATGTTCTTGGTATTACTTGAACCGGACTTTGGGGGAACTGCAATCTTAGCAATGATTGTGATTGTAATGTTTGCAATGTCAGGCATTCCTGCCAAAATGGCGTTGCTTTGGCTAGTTGGCATTGGTGTTGGCGTCTTTTTGCTAGCGGCACTGGTGGTGCATTGGAATCCCAAATTTTTGCAAACTAGTTACCAATATCAACGTTTTATGTCGTTTTTACACCCGTTTCAATTGCAGCAAAAAGGTGGCGCACAGCTTGTTAATTCCTACTACGCAATTCATAATGGTGGCCTATTTGGCGTTGGTCTTGGTAATAGTATGCAAAAGCGCGGCTACTTACCGGAGCCATACACAGACTTTATCTTGTCAATTGCCGCTGAGGAACTTGGCGCAGTTGGCGCGATTGTTATCGTTGGGCTAATCTTTTACTTAATGTGGAGCATTATGGAGGTTGGCATTCATGCCAAGTCCCAATTTGATGCCCTAATTTGTTTTGGTGTAGCCACGATTATTTTTACAGAAACTTTATTTAACGTTGGTGCGGTACTGGGTTTGCTCCCAATTACGGGGGTAACCTTGCCGTTTATTTCTTATGGTGGGTCGTCAATGATCGTCCTTTCCGCATCGATTGGCCTAGTACTTAACGTGGCAGCTAATGAAAGAATGGAAAAGGAGCGTGAATAA
- a CDS encoding YlbG family protein, with protein MSINQDLQDTPVTKRQGLIVYLDSVSNQYKLRHYGDIVYFSKKMCYCVLYTDQEEIDQVIQKLNSLDFVKKVEKSSEENLDLSSSHIEQQITEMAQAAEDKLLKEQEKLEHLS; from the coding sequence ATGAGTATTAATCAGGACTTGCAGGATACTCCTGTGACTAAGAGACAGGGCCTAATTGTCTACCTTGATTCGGTTAGTAACCAATACAAGTTACGGCATTATGGCGATATTGTTTATTTTTCTAAAAAAATGTGTTACTGCGTTTTATATACTGATCAAGAAGAAATTGATCAGGTAATCCAAAAGTTGAATTCACTTGATTTTGTTAAAAAAGTAGAAAAATCAAGTGAGGAAAACTTGGACTTATCGAGCAGTCATATTGAACAACAAATTACAGAGATGGCACAAGCCGCAGAAGATAAACTATTAAAAGAACAAGAAAAATTGGAACATTTATCATGA
- the rsmD gene encoding 16S rRNA (guanine(966)-N(2))-methyltransferase RsmD, translating into MRIISGKYAKRNLFTLKSQKTRPTSDKVKESLFNSLGQFFSGGQVLDLYGGSGALGIEAVSRGCDHATIVDINYAAVEIIRKNVALTKEEERFSVYKMSSSVALKKLAQDEQQFDLVFLDPPYAKQQIAKDMQKMVELDLLTPDALIVAETDDETSLGDIADFALIKEHHLGKTIVRFYRREK; encoded by the coding sequence ATGAGAATTATTTCTGGCAAATATGCTAAACGCAATTTATTTACGCTAAAAAGCCAAAAGACAAGACCAACAAGCGATAAGGTTAAGGAATCGCTGTTTAATAGTCTGGGGCAATTTTTTTCTGGTGGGCAAGTGCTTGACCTGTATGGCGGCAGTGGTGCTTTAGGAATTGAAGCAGTGTCGCGGGGCTGTGACCACGCAACAATAGTTGATATTAATTACGCAGCGGTAGAAATTATTCGCAAGAATGTTGCGCTCACTAAGGAAGAAGAGCGGTTTTCGGTTTATAAAATGTCCAGTAGTGTTGCGCTTAAAAAATTAGCCCAGGATGAGCAGCAGTTCGACTTAGTGTTTTTAGATCCGCCGTATGCTAAGCAGCAAATTGCAAAAGATATGCAAAAAATGGTGGAACTAGACTTGTTAACGCCAGACGCATTAATTGTTGCAGAGACCGATGATGAAACCAGTTTAGGTGACATTGCTGATTTTGCCTTAATTAAGGAGCATCATTTGGGCAAAACGATTGTCCGCTTTTATCGGAGGGAAAAGTAA
- the coaD gene encoding pantetheine-phosphate adenylyltransferase, which translates to MTAALFPGSFDPITNGHVGVIKQAAGMFDKLYVVVMTNMAKKYLFTVDERVAFAQDALKDCPNVEVLKRPEDLTVNVARELHAKAIVRGVRNSSDFLYEQEIAAMNKKMVPEVATVLLFTKPEDSFVASSIIKEVAHFHGDISAFLPKMAAEAVKQKLG; encoded by the coding sequence ATGACGGCTGCATTGTTTCCGGGAAGTTTTGACCCAATTACGAATGGTCATGTTGGCGTTATCAAGCAGGCTGCGGGGATGTTTGATAAGCTGTACGTGGTTGTAATGACTAATATGGCGAAAAAATATTTATTTACCGTTGATGAGCGGGTTGCTTTTGCCCAAGATGCGTTAAAGGATTGCCCTAATGTTGAAGTTTTAAAACGGCCGGAAGATCTAACAGTTAATGTGGCGCGTGAATTGCATGCAAAGGCAATTGTTCGCGGCGTGCGCAACAGTTCCGACTTTTTGTATGAGCAGGAAATCGCAGCGATGAATAAAAAAATGGTGCCAGAAGTGGCAACGGTTTTGCTATTTACCAAGCCAGAAGATAGTTTTGTTGCCTCAAGTATTATCAAAGAGGTTGCTCATTTTCACGGCGATATTAGTGCTTTTCTGCCTAAAATGGCAGCTGAAGCTGTAAAGCAAAAGTTGGGATAA